The Labrus mixtus chromosome 21, fLabMix1.1, whole genome shotgun sequence nucleotide sequence CTTTATAATTAAGTCTTTTAGTTCTACCCATACAACCTACCACACCTacctaatacattttgtttctaAGAAGCCGTACATACTGCTTTTGTCctcacaaaataaatgttaaagtgaagTAAACACCCTGTCTGTGGCTTTGTGATATGAGAAACTTGTAACATGACAGGATGGATGGGGACCGTCTTATTACGGTATATCTCTTCATCTATTTTGTAACTGAAAATCACAACACTGTTAATTTAGCTTGCTATTTAAACTTACAACATGACAACAGGAAATTGAGCTTTTACTTTCAATTCAAGTGTTTAAAAAATCCCATTGGGGAAATCTCACTCTTACAAATGTGATATAATCTTACAtattaacatgtattttatgggccacataaaaaaaaaaactgcctacTACCTGTCAAATATCTTGGCTATTCTCATCTCTCCACGTCCCTTCCTCAGGCTGATTCGAGTGGTGGAGGCGTGGGCTAAAATATGCCCACCAATCGGCTTCTTGGGATCAGCTTGAAACCTTGAAAAAGGGAGGAAGAAATAAGAGAAACATCCCGTTAAAGCGCGTCAGCAGAAGTAACAGGATATCATTCATAATACTCTCAGAATTACAGAACTTTCCATCTCTTACGTCATTCCTGCCCCGGGGTCTGCTGTCATTTGGTTGGTGACAAACACGGCCACATTGTACTCTACAAACATAAATCAACAGCAAATAAGATACACAGGAAAAACCAGAACACCATTTTAAGGGCCATTACATTTGAGGCCACCATGTGTTGGCCAGAAAAGATGAATGGCTGATTGTTGTGGTGAATACACAAAAGCACATTCCTGGATCAGACCTTCGGAGATCTTCTGAAGTCTGGAGAGCATCTGAGCCAGTTTCTGCTGCCGCTCGGCGAGCTCTCCTCGACCAGAAAAGTCCACTCGGAAAAGAGCCATGATGGAGTCGATGATCTGACAACATGGAGAAGCAGACAAGGAGACAATTGGGAAAACTACTTTTTTAGACTTTGTATtccaatgaaataaaataaaagtaactcTTCATGTCCCCCAATAGTTTAAAAGAGTTATAAGTACAACAAATAAATGATGTGAATGttgaaacatgtttgtaaaGTTTATCATTTTATTCACCAACAACTTAAACATTCCTCCTTCTTCATGGAATTTAGCTGCTACAAAGTCCAACAGCTCCATCTGGTGTTCGCCTGAAAGACGAGCAGATCAACACTTTATACAACAACATATTATAACCTTTTCCAGGGGATAACTTCTTTAGCTTTGCACACCACAAAAGTGTCTATTTTTTCTGATCTAAATGACCCCAATCCTCATACTGGTGTAGGCGCGGGCGTAAAGCACATTGTCAAGCACAGCATCGTGGTCAACATTGAACCGGTCAGCAAtgtctctcagtctgtctggACGGCTGGAACGAGGCAGGAACGAGTCAAGGATAGTTTGAAACACAACCATAAGAAAAGTGGTACAACAATTGATAGTGTCTGCACAGCGTCTGAGTCATTAACCTGTTTCTTTTGAATGTAGTTTGTTGTTTAATCTGCACTTGTTGGGAGTCATTCATGGGGTAACGTGTAAACTGTAGTGGTTTTGTGGCTGTTGCCGTCACCGTGAGGATACAAGGTGTGCTCTGTGTCGATGAAGATTATTTTCCCTCCTGAGTAGCCGTCCTCTCCTGGCAGCTGAGCAGTgactacaaaaacacagaatcagTTTTAgttaatatatataatttaattgtggttgtttttttatcaatcCTGTAAGAAGGGCTATAAAAGCTCTTTACTCACCACAGAGAGTGTGAGACAGCTGTGTTTTCCCTGTGCGAAACTCTGAAGGATGAAATATAATGTTAGGGGCTTTTAGCCAGACCTGCAAACGGAGTGAAATCacataaagattattttaagtAGGACATCTCACCTCCAAAGGCCTCTGTGATGGCCATACTCTCCATACCTCCACCCAAAAGTT carries:
- the dmc1 gene encoding meiotic recombination protein DMC1/LIM15 homolog, whose protein sequence is MKSSEDQVVEENGFQDDEESFFQDIDLLQKHGINMADIKKMKSVGICTVKGIQMTTRKALCNIKGLSEAKVEKIKEAAGKMLNVGFQTAFEYSARRKQVFHITTGSQEFDKLLGGGMESMAITEAFGEFRTGKTQLSHTLCVTAQLPGEDGYSGGKIIFIDTEHTFRPDRLRDIADRFNVDHDAVLDNVLYARAYTSEHQMELLDFVAAKFHEEGGMFKLLIIDSIMALFRVDFSGRGELAERQQKLAQMLSRLQKISEEYNVAVFVTNQMTADPGAGMTFQADPKKPIGGHILAHASTTRISLRKGRGEMRIAKIFDSPDMPENEATFSITPGGVADAKE